In the Dyella jiangningensis genome, one interval contains:
- a CDS encoding ParB/RepB/Spo0J family partition protein produces MNAVTKTEAIALETVAPLEVADPTKNLILVPLSQLLPRRSKRNVRTTPRQSIPELAASIARVGLLQNLIVILADDAEQYEVVAGDRRLTALKLLAKKKRIAADVEVPCLLVADASARTVSLAENVQREAMHPADQFAAFAALVKEGRPIEDIAADFGVSPLVVQRRLKLANVSPRLLTDYRAGVATLEQLMALTITDDHAAQEAAYYGAPEWQRGASALRDRLTEREITATHPLVRFVGLDAYMQEGGGIRRDLFAEGDAGTYLTDTALLETLVCDKLDALAEDVRAERWAWVEAVPHMSHADRQTFQNAPRQRREPTAREARRIASLQTRLEKIDAELEEAHDAESEDKTEALESRREHVAEELQAIEDGLRDYTPDVRAVAGAIVTLDREGEAVIHRGLLREAEAKALRTLEKLRQGFGAGDGANDEEGHDDEAPKAASLSDRLAQRLSAHRTAALQIEVARHPHVALAALVHGMVRTVLQDGYHRDGLPLGVSLKVQDRLEGIAPEMPESPAAVALHTLQEVAGEALPQDSADLFAALQAKSQDELVRLLAVCIASTVDVVTPRATQQQPGAELAQAVGLDMAAWWKPTAEGYFRHIAKPAILDAVNQYAPAHVTR; encoded by the coding sequence ATGAACGCCGTTACCAAAACCGAAGCCATCGCCCTCGAAACTGTCGCGCCGCTGGAAGTGGCTGACCCGACCAAGAACCTGATTCTGGTTCCGTTGTCGCAGTTGTTGCCGCGCCGTTCCAAGCGCAACGTCCGCACGACCCCGCGCCAGTCCATCCCCGAACTGGCCGCGAGCATTGCCCGTGTCGGCCTGCTGCAAAACCTTATCGTCATTCTTGCCGACGATGCCGAGCAATACGAAGTCGTCGCAGGCGACCGCCGCCTGACCGCATTGAAGCTGTTGGCGAAGAAAAAGCGCATCGCCGCCGACGTTGAGGTGCCGTGCCTGCTGGTGGCCGATGCGTCGGCGCGTACCGTCAGCCTTGCCGAGAATGTGCAGCGCGAGGCCATGCACCCCGCCGACCAGTTCGCGGCCTTCGCCGCGCTGGTCAAGGAAGGCCGACCCATCGAAGACATTGCCGCCGATTTCGGCGTGTCCCCGCTGGTGGTGCAGCGCCGCTTGAAGCTGGCGAACGTCTCGCCGCGCCTGCTGACCGACTACCGCGCCGGAGTCGCCACGCTGGAACAGTTGATGGCCTTGACCATCACCGACGATCACGCCGCACAGGAAGCCGCGTACTATGGTGCGCCCGAATGGCAGCGCGGCGCATCCGCGTTGCGTGATCGCCTGACCGAGCGCGAAATCACCGCCACGCATCCGCTGGTGCGTTTCGTCGGTCTGGACGCCTACATGCAGGAAGGAGGCGGCATCCGCCGCGACCTGTTCGCGGAAGGCGATGCCGGAACCTATCTGACCGACACCGCATTGTTGGAAACGCTGGTATGCGACAAGCTGGACGCGCTGGCTGAGGACGTGCGCGCCGAGCGCTGGGCGTGGGTGGAAGCCGTGCCGCATATGAGCCACGCCGACCGCCAGACGTTCCAGAACGCGCCGCGCCAGCGCCGCGAACCGACGGCCCGCGAAGCCCGCCGTATCGCGTCCCTGCAAACCCGCCTCGAAAAGATCGACGCCGAACTGGAAGAAGCCCACGACGCGGAGAGCGAGGACAAGACCGAGGCGCTGGAATCGCGCCGCGAGCACGTGGCCGAAGAACTGCAAGCCATCGAAGATGGTTTGCGCGACTACACCCCGGACGTGCGCGCTGTGGCCGGTGCGATCGTCACGCTCGACCGCGAAGGCGAGGCCGTGATTCATCGCGGCCTGTTGCGCGAGGCCGAGGCGAAGGCGCTGCGGACGCTCGAAAAGCTGCGGCAGGGTTTCGGCGCAGGCGATGGCGCGAACGACGAGGAAGGCCACGACGACGAAGCGCCCAAGGCCGCAAGCCTGTCCGACCGGCTGGCGCAGCGGTTGAGCGCGCACCGCACGGCGGCGCTGCAAATCGAAGTGGCTCGGCATCCGCACGTCGCGCTGGCCGCGCTGGTGCATGGCATGGTGCGGACTGTCTTGCAGGACGGATACCACCGCGACGGCTTGCCGCTCGGCGTGAGCCTGAAAGTGCAAGACCGGCTGGAAGGCATCGCCCCGGAGATGCCGGAATCGCCCGCCGCCGTGGCGCTGCACACCTTGCAGGAAGTCGCGGGCGAAGCCTTGCCGCAAGACAGCGCCGACCTGTTCGCTGCGTTGCAGGCGAAGTCGCAAGACGAGCTGGTGCGTCTGCTGGCCGTGTGCATCGCGTCGACCGTGGACGTGGTGACGCCTCGCGCCACGCAGCAACAGCCCGGCGCGGAACTGGCGCAGGCCGTGGGGCTGGACATGGCCGCATGGTGGAAGCCAACCGCCGAGGGCTATTTCCGCCACATCGCCAAGCCCGCGATTCTGGACGCCGTGAACCAGTACGCTCCGGCGCACGTCACCCGCC